From one Prosthecobacter debontii genomic stretch:
- a CDS encoding sulfatase family protein: protein MKSLLTLLSLFCLTAFAADRPNIVVILSDDYGYGSVGCYGADGKLIQTPNLDRLAKEGRRFTDANTTSSVCSPTRYSLITGRYCWRTSEKHGVLGTFSPLHIETTRLNMASLLKKHGYNTAAIGKWHLGYGKADDSPVWKTDYAAELSPGPLDIGFDYHFGVPANHGDLTGIYVENRFVYGLRDGKIPAGMKISGPDRDNPNFKATYTAEDTESGRVQTLDLDAPRRINEKVMPYLTEKSADWIRQQSKDTPFFLYYTPVAVHNPVTPDKDIAGTSKAGPYGDWIHELDRSVGGILAALDEKGLTDNTLVIFTADNGGVFRPERDMPQTDAYKAGLKVNGILRGGKHTVWQGGFTVPFIARWPGHVPAGTVCKEMVSLADILATTAALVGEKLPAAGTAAEDSYNILPALLGQEAKPARSDMIVHSSDGIYAIRKGPWKWIEGVPAQGIRRKQSEEFKPQLYNVQEDPSETKEVSAEHPEVVKELSALLVRYRDGGYSREMPPILEKPQPKIAELPAVSGEAVLTESLAEVPGKPWTTGRGVWKSKDGAVWGTQKGAKDAGATLRVPISVKEGTLDYQIQFQGADRHSMRIEAGADKRSFRVEISPTHVGLTKNPEPGQDKTQTEPLARKAIELQPDLWYPVRITFKGDTVTVQVNDTVISGTHALLGEEKKALNFLVFGDGLGFKNVKLVK from the coding sequence ATCGTCGTCATTCTCTCGGATGACTACGGCTACGGCAGCGTGGGCTGCTATGGGGCGGATGGAAAACTGATCCAGACCCCGAACCTGGATCGCCTGGCCAAGGAAGGTCGCCGCTTCACCGATGCGAATACCACCTCCTCCGTCTGTTCGCCCACGCGTTATTCCCTCATCACCGGGCGCTACTGCTGGCGCACCTCGGAGAAGCATGGCGTGCTCGGCACTTTCTCGCCACTGCACATCGAGACCACTCGGCTGAACATGGCCTCCCTGCTGAAGAAGCATGGCTACAACACCGCTGCGATCGGTAAATGGCACCTGGGTTATGGCAAGGCGGATGATTCACCCGTCTGGAAGACCGACTACGCCGCCGAGCTTTCCCCAGGCCCGCTCGATATCGGCTTCGACTACCACTTTGGCGTGCCCGCCAATCATGGCGACCTCACCGGTATCTATGTGGAGAACCGCTTCGTCTATGGCCTGCGTGACGGCAAAATCCCCGCTGGCATGAAGATCAGCGGCCCTGACCGTGACAACCCCAACTTCAAAGCCACTTACACCGCTGAAGACACCGAGAGTGGTCGCGTGCAGACGCTGGATCTGGATGCCCCTCGCCGCATCAATGAGAAGGTCATGCCCTACCTCACGGAAAAATCCGCCGACTGGATCCGCCAGCAGTCGAAGGACACCCCGTTCTTTCTCTACTACACTCCCGTGGCCGTCCACAACCCCGTGACACCGGACAAGGACATTGCGGGCACCAGCAAGGCCGGCCCCTATGGCGACTGGATTCATGAACTCGATCGCAGTGTCGGCGGCATCCTTGCGGCTCTGGATGAGAAGGGCCTCACCGACAATACTCTCGTGATTTTCACCGCTGACAACGGCGGGGTCTTCCGGCCTGAACGCGACATGCCACAGACGGACGCCTACAAGGCAGGACTGAAGGTCAATGGCATCCTGCGTGGGGGTAAGCACACCGTCTGGCAGGGTGGTTTCACCGTGCCCTTCATCGCCCGCTGGCCCGGTCATGTACCCGCAGGCACCGTGTGCAAAGAGATGGTCAGTCTTGCCGATATCCTGGCCACTACGGCCGCCCTCGTGGGTGAAAAACTGCCTGCCGCAGGAACGGCCGCTGAGGATAGCTACAACATCCTGCCTGCTCTCTTGGGGCAAGAAGCCAAACCTGCGCGCAGCGACATGATCGTTCACAGTTCAGACGGCATTTATGCCATCCGCAAAGGCCCGTGGAAATGGATCGAAGGCGTGCCTGCACAGGGGATCCGACGCAAGCAGTCCGAGGAGTTCAAACCCCAACTTTACAATGTGCAAGAAGACCCCTCCGAAACCAAAGAGGTCAGTGCCGAGCATCCTGAAGTGGTGAAGGAACTCAGTGCCCTGCTCGTGCGCTATCGCGATGGCGGTTACAGCCGCGAGATGCCTCCCATTCTGGAGAAACCTCAGCCCAAAATCGCGGAACTCCCTGCCGTCTCCGGCGAGGCTGTGCTGACGGAATCCCTGGCTGAAGTGCCCGGGAAACCCTGGACGACCGGACGTGGAGTCTGGAAGTCGAAAGACGGGGCCGTATGGGGCACTCAAAAAGGTGCCAAGGATGCCGGAGCTACCCTGCGTGTGCCGATTTCTGTGAAGGAAGGCACGCTCGACTATCAGATCCAATTCCAGGGTGCCGACCGCCATTCCATGCGCATCGAAGCCGGGGCCGACAAACGCTCTTTCCGTGTCGAGATCAGCCCCACCCATGTCGGCCTGACGAAGAACCCCGAGCCCGGTCAGGATAAAACGCAGACTGAACCACTCGCCCGCAAAGCCATCGAGCTCCAGCCCGATCTCTGGTATCCGGTGCGCATTACCTTCAAGGGAGACACCGTCACCGTGCAGGTGAATGACACCGTCATCAGCGGAACACACGCCTTGTTAGGTGAAGAGAAAAAGGCCCTCAACTTCCTCGTCTTTGGCGACGGTCTTGGCTTCAAGAATGTGAAGCTGGTGAAGTGA
- the thrC gene encoding threonine synthase, producing MFYISTRGQTRPHTFSEAVEAGLATDGGLFLPEKLPDIAGKLAGWASLSYAELAAEFFQLFAPEIPAEEWRALTQEAYSKFDSPDVAPLKKLSDQIHVLELWHGPTLAFKDFALQLLGLLYKRQVKLKGKKLAVLGATSGDTGSAAIHGCMGQDGIDIFILYPNGRVAPLQERQMACTGASNVYAIPMPGTFDDAQGVVKECFGDPAFVSAVNLSAVNSINIARVLAQCVYYIWAWLKLPAEARATVEFVVPTGNFGNVLAGWLAQQMGLPCGGFRVATNQNDILYRFFESGEYKQGEVRPSYAPSMDIQAASNFERYLYFLLGKDQEQVRQVMLRMKQGERVTLPKPKSSFRATRMDDAMIADTIAQVWRDYSYVVDPHTACAFTGLAEDRVSVVLSTASPAKFPEVVQEATGTEPLHPTLEALKDKALQTYPLESSPEPLKAFIREKVSGK from the coding sequence ATGTTTTACATTTCCACCCGCGGGCAGACCCGTCCCCATACGTTTTCTGAAGCTGTCGAAGCCGGTCTGGCGACAGATGGGGGGCTGTTTTTGCCGGAAAAGCTGCCGGATATCGCAGGGAAACTCGCAGGTTGGGCGTCGCTATCCTATGCGGAACTGGCTGCGGAGTTTTTCCAGCTCTTTGCTCCAGAGATCCCGGCGGAGGAGTGGCGTGCGCTGACCCAGGAAGCATACTCCAAATTCGATTCGCCCGACGTGGCGCCTCTGAAAAAGCTCTCGGACCAAATCCATGTGCTGGAGCTTTGGCATGGGCCGACCCTGGCGTTCAAGGACTTTGCCCTACAGCTCCTGGGCCTGCTGTATAAGCGGCAGGTGAAGCTGAAGGGCAAGAAGCTGGCCGTGCTGGGTGCCACCTCCGGCGATACCGGCAGTGCCGCCATCCACGGCTGCATGGGGCAGGACGGCATCGATATCTTCATCCTGTATCCGAATGGCCGCGTGGCCCCGCTGCAGGAGCGCCAGATGGCCTGCACGGGCGCCAGCAATGTCTATGCGATCCCGATGCCCGGCACCTTTGACGATGCCCAAGGCGTGGTGAAGGAGTGCTTTGGCGATCCTGCGTTTGTTTCCGCCGTGAATCTCTCGGCGGTGAACAGCATCAACATCGCCCGGGTGCTGGCCCAGTGCGTGTATTACATCTGGGCTTGGCTGAAGCTGCCTGCTGAAGCCCGCGCGACGGTGGAGTTCGTGGTGCCGACGGGGAACTTTGGCAACGTGCTGGCCGGTTGGCTGGCTCAGCAGATGGGCCTGCCCTGCGGCGGCTTCCGGGTGGCGACGAACCAAAACGACATCCTGTATCGCTTCTTCGAATCGGGTGAATACAAGCAAGGCGAAGTGCGCCCGAGCTATGCGCCGAGCATGGACATCCAGGCGGCCTCAAATTTCGAGCGTTATCTCTACTTCCTGTTAGGCAAGGATCAGGAGCAGGTGCGGCAGGTAATGCTGCGCATGAAACAAGGCGAACGTGTGACGCTGCCGAAACCGAAGTCCAGCTTCCGTGCCACCCGCATGGATGACGCGATGATCGCCGACACCATCGCCCAAGTCTGGCGTGACTACAGTTACGTGGTGGACCCCCACACCGCCTGCGCCTTCACCGGTCTGGCGGAAGATCGTGTGAGTGTCGTGCTCAGCACTGCGAGTCCCGCGAAGTTTCCCGAAGTGGTGCAGGAAGCCACCGGCACGGAGCCCCTCCACCCGACGCTGGAAGCCCTGAAAGACAAGGCCCTGCAAACCTACCCTCTGGAGTCCTCTCCTGAGCCGTTGAAGGCTTTTATCCGGGAGAAAGTGAGTGGCAAGTAA
- a CDS encoding alpha/beta hydrolase — protein MASRHAKPMHLRIAIFLHLACLICSGADIAEPMENPVQSPPPQPRQAWAPIELKADDKPAFPAPLPGWDEPRDDIPHGKLEILEYHSKTVGTRRKLNVYTPPDYVPEKKYPVLYLLHGIGGDEWEWERGAQVNVILDNLIADGKAESMIVVMPNGRAQTNDRPTGDVFQHAPAFTVFEHDLLEDVIPTIESRHAVRKDREQRALAGLSMGGGQSLNFGLAHMDTFAWVGGFSSAPNTRKNEDLLPDPAAAKQLKLLWLSCGSRDGLIHISQDFHAYLKANGVPHLWHVTDHAHDFTEWKQALYWFVQKLAFTEAAAETTR, from the coding sequence ATGGCATCCCGACACGCTAAGCCGATGCACCTGCGAATCGCCATCTTCCTTCATCTCGCCTGTTTGATCTGTTCCGGAGCGGACATCGCAGAACCCATGGAAAACCCCGTCCAAAGCCCACCCCCACAACCGCGCCAAGCCTGGGCACCCATCGAGCTTAAAGCGGATGATAAGCCCGCCTTTCCTGCCCCACTCCCAGGTTGGGATGAGCCGCGCGATGACATCCCTCATGGGAAGCTGGAGATCCTCGAGTATCATTCCAAGACCGTCGGCACGCGACGGAAGCTGAACGTCTATACCCCGCCTGATTATGTGCCGGAGAAAAAATACCCCGTGCTCTATCTCCTGCACGGGATTGGGGGAGATGAATGGGAGTGGGAGCGCGGCGCTCAGGTGAATGTGATCCTCGATAATCTCATCGCTGATGGCAAAGCCGAATCCATGATCGTGGTCATGCCCAATGGCCGGGCTCAGACGAATGACCGACCCACCGGCGATGTCTTCCAGCACGCGCCCGCCTTCACCGTCTTCGAGCATGACCTGCTGGAGGATGTGATCCCGACCATCGAGTCGCGCCATGCCGTGCGAAAGGATCGTGAGCAGCGCGCACTTGCAGGCCTCTCGATGGGGGGCGGGCAGTCTTTGAACTTTGGTCTTGCTCACATGGACACCTTCGCCTGGGTGGGAGGCTTTTCCTCCGCTCCGAACACGAGAAAAAACGAAGATCTTTTGCCTGATCCTGCAGCGGCGAAACAGCTCAAGCTGCTCTGGCTCTCTTGCGGTAGCCGTGACGGTCTCATCCACATCAGTCAGGACTTCCATGCCTATCTCAAGGCCAATGGCGTTCCTCATCTCTGGCATGTCACCGACCACGCACACGATTTCACCGAGTGGAAGCAAGCGTTGTATTGGTTTGTTCAGAAACTCGCGTTCACTGAGGCGGCTGCGGAGACCACGCGTTAA